The following coding sequences are from one Gossypium hirsutum isolate 1008001.06 chromosome A12, Gossypium_hirsutum_v2.1, whole genome shotgun sequence window:
- the LOC107938050 gene encoding transcription factor MYB102: MGRAPCCDKTGLKKGPWTPEEDLKLTNYIQSHGPGNWRTLPKNAGLERCGKSCRLRWANYLRPDIKRGRFSFEEEETIIQLHSILGNKWSAIAARLPGRTDNEIKNYWNTHIRKRLLRNGIDPVTHAPRLDMLDLSSILTSTLCNQSLLNASNLLGAQPLLNPQLLRLANTLLSLKQENPDILVQYLHKNQLSNSQQHLVPSSLQPSQLQVQSTIQNDSTCTTSTPIPSTWALNQIELMQNNATGISSNMKSFSCPDTQETLTSTLTNACASLPKYVHCSPNPTDPFTSENSNVQSIGGSQMFSFDSVRSTPIRSPSPLNSPSTFINSSSSVDDERESFSSLLKFEIPDSLDISDFM; encoded by the exons ATGGGGAGAGCACCTTGCTGTGACAAAACTGGCCTCAAGAAAGGTCCATGGACTCCCGAGGAAGATCTTAAGCTTACTAATTATATTCAGAGTCATGGCCCTGGAAACTGGCGTACCCTCCCTAAGAATGCTG GTCTCGAAAGATGTGGAAAGAGCTGCCGTCTCAGATGGGCAAACTACCTTAGACCTGATATCAAGAGAGGAAGGTTTtcctttgaagaagaagaaaccaTAATTCAACTTCACAGTATCTTGGGCAACAA GTGGTCAGCTATTGCCGCTCGTTTGCCAGGAAGGACGGACAATGAAATCAAGAACTACTGGAACACGCATATCAGGAAAAGGCTTCTAAGAAATGGAATAGATCCAGTGACGCATGCTCCACGCCTTGATATGCTTGACCTTTCCTCCATTCTCACCTCAACTTTGTGCAACCAATCTCTTCTCAATGCGTCAAACTTGTTAGGTGCACAACCTCTCCTAAACCCACAACTGCTACGGCTAGCTAATACTCTCTTATCTTTGAAACAAGAGAACCCAGATATACTTGTGCAATATCTCCACAAAAACCAGCTCTCTAATTCTCAGCAACATCTGGTTCCCAGCTCCTTACAACCAAGTCAGCTTCAAGTTCAATCCACCATCCAAAATGATTCCACATGCACCACATCTACTCCCATTCCTAGTACTTGGGCGCTAAACCAAATAGAACTCATGCAAAACAATGCAACAGGGATTTCTTCCAATATGAAAAGCTTCAGTTGCCCAGATACCCAAGAAACATTGACTTCTACTTTAACTAATGCCTGTGCTTCGCTTCCAAAATATGTGCACTGTAGTCCAAATCCGACAGATCCCTTTACATCTGAGAATTCTAACGTCCAATCAATAGGGGGCAGCCAGATGTTTAGCTTTGATTCTGTGAGGTCAACGCCAATAAGAAGTCCATCTCCGTTGAATTCACCGTCAACATTCATCAACAGCAGCAGCAGTGTCGATGACGAGAGAGAAAGCTTCAGCAGCTTGCTCAAGTTTGAAATTCCTGATAGTTTGGATATCAGTGATTTTATGTAA